Proteins encoded together in one Sphingomonas radiodurans window:
- a CDS encoding DUF1476 domain-containing protein, with translation MTTFDDRERAFEAKFAHDEEMAFRIVARRNRLLGVWAAELMKLTPEEADSYAKSVVHTDLEEAGDGDVLRKILGDLTAAGVEIDEPAVRAALDEQTIAARRQLMELK, from the coding sequence ATGACCACCTTCGACGATCGCGAACGCGCTTTCGAGGCCAAATTCGCGCACGACGAGGAGATGGCGTTCCGCATCGTCGCGCGACGCAATCGCCTGCTCGGCGTATGGGCAGCCGAGTTGATGAAGCTGACTCCCGAGGAAGCCGATAGCTACGCCAAGTCGGTGGTTCACACCGATCTGGAAGAGGCCGGCGACGGCGATGTCCTGCGCAAGATCCTCGGTGATCTTACCGCGGCGGGGGTCGAGATCGACGAGCCGGCGGTGCGGGCCGCGCTCGACGAGCAGACGATCGCCGCGCGGCGCCAGCTCATGGAGCTGAAGTAA
- a CDS encoding BolA/IbaG family iron-sulfur metabolism protein, whose translation MAMAADEIVALIRAGIPDAEVEITDLAGDGDHYAAKVISASFAGVSRVKQHQAVYAALGGRMGGVLHALQLTTGVPK comes from the coding sequence ATGGCGATGGCGGCCGACGAGATCGTCGCGCTGATCCGTGCCGGCATCCCCGATGCGGAGGTCGAGATCACCGATCTTGCCGGCGATGGCGATCATTATGCGGCAAAGGTGATCAGCGCCTCGTTCGCCGGTGTGTCGCGCGTGAAGCAGCACCAGGCGGTCTATGCCGCGCTTGGCGGGCGGATGGGCGGCGTGCTCCACGCCTTGCAGTTGACCACTGGCGTGCCGAAGTAA
- the leuD gene encoding 3-isopropylmalate dehydratase small subunit, translating to MQPVRQVFGGAYPWGAKNIDTDVIIPAHWLKTITRAGLGRGAFETVRAQPGNIFDDPDYAGSPILIAGDNFGCGSSREHAAWALGDMGIKAVIAPSFSDIFSGNAFKNGIIPVVLPQDAIDRLLEVARTEEITVDLETMTVTTPFQDRFAFELDPFRRQCLMEGLDEVGLTLARDTAISKYEAMLDEQRPWIAGETDARTAVESPGRA from the coding sequence ATGCAGCCGGTGCGTCAGGTCTTCGGCGGCGCCTATCCCTGGGGCGCGAAGAACATCGACACCGACGTCATCATCCCGGCGCATTGGCTGAAGACGATCACCCGCGCCGGGCTTGGCCGCGGCGCGTTCGAGACGGTGCGCGCGCAGCCGGGCAACATCTTCGACGATCCTGACTATGCCGGCAGCCCGATCCTGATCGCGGGCGACAATTTCGGCTGCGGTTCAAGTCGCGAACATGCCGCTTGGGCCCTGGGCGATATGGGCATCAAGGCAGTGATCGCGCCGAGCTTCTCGGACATCTTCTCCGGCAATGCGTTCAAGAACGGCATCATACCCGTCGTTCTGCCGCAGGACGCGATCGACCGGCTGCTGGAAGTCGCCAGGACGGAAGAAATCACCGTCGATCTCGAAACAATGACCGTCACGACGCCCTTTCAGGATCGCTTTGCCTTCGAACTCGACCCGTTCCGCCGGCAATGCCTGATGGAGGGGCTGGACGAGGTCGGTCTGACGCTGGCAAGGGATACCGCGATTTCGAAATACGAGGCGATGCTGGATGAGCAGCGCCCGTGGATCGCGGGAGAGACTGATGCGAGGACTGCTGTCGAGAGCCCCGGGCGGGCCTGA
- the nadA gene encoding quinolinate synthase NadA, with product MEQPQNLKGVNIRAEIDRLRKERNAVILAHYYQKPEIQDIADFVGDSLDLSRKAQATDADVIAFCGVRFMAETAKILSPQKIVILPDMDAGCSLEDSCPPDQFAAFRKQHPDAIALTYINCSAAVKALSDVIVTSSSAEKILSQIPKDQPIIFGPDRNLGGYLARKTGRDLILWPGVCIVHEAFSETELLKLKAQHPGAPVAAHPECPAVILDHADYVGSTSGILAYANDFAGDTLIVATEPHIIHQMEKALPNKHFIGAPGADGNCNCNICPYMALNTMEKLYVALRDLQPRIEMDEELRLGAKKSLDAMLAMASGTVGLGDLGPARVTGD from the coding sequence ATGGAACAGCCGCAAAACCTGAAGGGCGTCAACATCCGCGCCGAGATCGATCGCCTCCGCAAGGAGCGCAACGCGGTGATCCTCGCGCATTATTACCAGAAGCCCGAGATCCAGGACATTGCGGACTTCGTCGGCGACAGTCTCGATCTGTCGCGCAAGGCCCAGGCGACCGACGCCGACGTGATCGCCTTCTGCGGCGTGCGCTTCATGGCCGAGACCGCGAAGATCCTCTCACCCCAGAAGATCGTGATCCTGCCTGACATGGACGCCGGTTGCAGCCTAGAGGACAGCTGCCCGCCCGACCAGTTCGCCGCCTTCCGCAAGCAGCATCCCGACGCAATCGCGCTGACGTACATCAACTGCTCCGCCGCGGTGAAGGCGCTCTCGGACGTGATCGTCACCTCGTCGTCGGCGGAGAAGATCCTGTCGCAAATCCCCAAGGATCAGCCGATCATCTTCGGCCCCGATCGAAATCTGGGCGGCTATCTCGCGCGCAAGACCGGACGTGATCTCATCCTGTGGCCCGGCGTGTGCATCGTCCACGAGGCGTTCAGCGAGACCGAGCTGCTGAAGCTCAAGGCGCAGCACCCCGGCGCGCCCGTCGCCGCGCACCCCGAATGCCCCGCGGTGATCCTCGACCACGCCGATTACGTCGGCTCGACCAGCGGCATCCTTGCCTATGCGAACGACTTCGCCGGCGACACGCTGATCGTCGCGACCGAGCCGCACATCATCCACCAGATGGAAAAGGCGCTGCCGAACAAGCATTTCATCGGCGCGCCCGGCGCCGACGGCAACTGCAACTGCAACATCTGCCCGTACATGGCGCTCAACACGATGGAGAAGCTCTACGTCGCGCTGCGTGACTTGCAGCCGCGGATCGAGATGGACGAGGAACTCCGCCTCGGCGCCAAGAAGAGCCTCGATGCGATGCTCGCCATGGCGAGCGGTACGGTAGGGTTGGGCGATCTCGGACCCGCGCGGGTGACGGGGGATTAA
- a CDS encoding MBL fold metallo-hydrolase → MDAPPTGIPIQLEPLVTRVLAPNASAYTYTGTQTHIVGTTDLAIIDPGPADDEHHAALLAVIAGRPVTAVVITHHHRDHSPGAARLKAETGAPIIGAAPFALQDDGPRSDASFDHDYAPDRVLAEGDTVAGNGWTLEAIATPGHTSNHLALALLETKALFSGDHVMGWATSVVSPPDGDMTHYMASLDKLIERDDRVYYPGHGDLIEKPQRLVRGLLGHRKQREGQIRRLLAAGTGAIPAMVEKMYVGVDPRLYPAAERSVLAHLIDLERRGLVTHVGDHWQ, encoded by the coding sequence ATGGACGCGCCGCCCACCGGTATTCCGATCCAGCTTGAACCGCTGGTCACGCGCGTGCTGGCGCCCAACGCCTCGGCGTACACCTACACCGGCACGCAGACGCATATCGTCGGCACGACCGATCTCGCGATCATCGATCCCGGCCCGGCCGACGATGAGCACCACGCCGCGCTGCTGGCCGTCATCGCGGGCCGCCCAGTCACCGCGGTCGTCATTACGCATCACCATCGCGATCACAGCCCCGGCGCCGCCCGGCTCAAGGCGGAGACGGGCGCACCGATCATCGGTGCCGCACCCTTCGCGCTGCAGGACGATGGCCCGCGCTCGGACGCCTCGTTCGATCATGATTACGCCCCCGATCGCGTGCTGGCCGAAGGCGACACGGTCGCCGGCAACGGCTGGACGCTCGAAGCGATCGCCACCCCCGGCCACACGTCGAACCATCTCGCGTTGGCGCTGCTGGAGACGAAGGCGCTGTTCTCGGGCGATCACGTGATGGGCTGGGCGACCAGCGTCGTCTCGCCGCCCGACGGCGACATGACGCACTATATGGCGAGCCTCGACAAGCTGATCGAGCGCGACGACCGCGTCTATTATCCCGGCCACGGCGACCTGATCGAGAAGCCGCAGCGCCTCGTCCGCGGCCTGCTCGGCCATCGCAAGCAGCGCGAAGGGCAGATCCGCCGGCTGCTCGCGGCAGGGACGGGCGCGATCCCGGCGATGGTCGAAAAGATGTACGTCGGCGTCGATCCGCGGCTGTATCCCGCTGCCGAGCGCTCGGTGCTGGCGCATCTGATCGATCTCGAACGGCGCGGGCTGGTGACGCACGTCGGCGACCATTGGCAATGA
- a CDS encoding M56 family metallopeptidase: protein MSAAVVAWAVEALVASALLIALVLLARGPVRRTFGAPVAYALWALPVLRLALPPLPQGVRDSVAAPLSSSFVAPLTQVGQQVTIFIAPAAADGAAASPVLTTGTALALLWGLGAAAFLGWHLVAYIRFRQRLLARATTLELVDGVTVVESAAATGPLAFGIARRYVAFPRDFADRYDADERRLALAHELGHHARGDLVANWVALAVLALHWFNPLAWYAFRAFRADQEMANDARVLARLGRDARHAYACAIVKAAHGGAIAAACHLHTVDGLKGRLKMLGLNRISRTRALTGMAAVAATGIGALALTASGTQAAQSMRSTVEDAAAVALAQPIAQTVAAPARPAKDVRVEIVTDGKRRVYKGEEAAAWIAANPPPVPPAPPVPPMPSVPGVTPVPPIPPIPPVPATGPYVNTVVETRDGETRHVYVSDGSDHVAAMVPEVRSAKCGGDGERPVVMHDEQAGKRRVTICTDRIERTTARAAQARVQAEQARRIAMTSAVSAIRAARNTIRTSRNLSPEQRDHALDGLDREIERVEAEREEQ, encoded by the coding sequence ATGAGCGCGGCGGTGGTAGCGTGGGCTGTCGAGGCGCTAGTCGCCTCTGCACTCCTTATCGCGTTGGTGCTGCTCGCGCGCGGCCCCGTCCGCCGCACGTTCGGCGCGCCGGTCGCTTATGCGCTATGGGCACTGCCGGTGCTCCGCCTCGCGCTGCCACCGCTGCCGCAGGGCGTGCGCGACAGCGTCGCCGCACCGCTCTCCAGCTCGTTTGTCGCGCCGCTCACGCAGGTCGGGCAGCAGGTCACGATCTTCATCGCCCCTGCTGCTGCCGACGGCGCCGCCGCGTCGCCCGTCCTCACCACAGGTACAGCCCTCGCCCTGCTGTGGGGGCTCGGCGCGGCGGCGTTCCTCGGCTGGCACCTCGTCGCGTACATCCGCTTCCGCCAGCGCCTGCTCGCGCGCGCTACGACCCTTGAGCTGGTCGATGGCGTCACAGTGGTCGAAAGCGCCGCCGCCACTGGCCCGCTCGCGTTCGGCATTGCCCGCCGCTACGTCGCTTTCCCGCGTGATTTCGCCGATCGCTACGACGCCGACGAGCGCCGCCTGGCGCTGGCGCACGAGCTTGGCCACCACGCCCGCGGCGATCTCGTAGCCAACTGGGTCGCACTGGCGGTGCTCGCACTGCACTGGTTTAATCCGCTCGCCTGGTACGCCTTCCGCGCGTTCCGCGCCGATCAGGAAATGGCCAACGACGCGCGTGTTCTCGCGCGGCTCGGCCGCGACGCGCGCCACGCGTACGCCTGCGCGATCGTCAAGGCGGCGCACGGCGGCGCCATCGCAGCCGCGTGCCACCTCCACACCGTCGACGGCCTGAAAGGGCGATTGAAGATGCTCGGCCTGAACCGCATTTCGCGAACCCGCGCGCTGACCGGCATGGCAGCGGTGGCCGCCACCGGCATCGGCGCGCTGGCGCTGACTGCGTCGGGCACGCAAGCTGCGCAGAGCATGCGCAGCACGGTGGAAGATGCCGCCGCGGTGGCGCTCGCCCAGCCGATCGCGCAGACGGTTGCCGCACCTGCGCGGCCGGCCAAGGACGTCCGCGTCGAGATCGTCACCGACGGCAAGCGCCGCGTCTACAAGGGCGAGGAAGCCGCCGCCTGGATCGCCGCCAATCCGCCCCCCGTGCCGCCGGCACCGCCGGTTCCGCCGATGCCCTCGGTGCCGGGCGTCACGCCGGTCCCGCCAATTCCCCCGATCCCGCCGGTGCCCGCGACCGGACCCTATGTGAATACCGTCGTCGAAACCCGCGACGGCGAAACCCGCCACGTCTATGTCTCGGACGGGTCCGACCATGTCGCCGCGATGGTGCCCGAGGTGCGGTCCGCCAAATGTGGCGGCGACGGGGAACGCCCCGTTGTCATGCACGATGAGCAGGCCGGCAAGCGCCGCGTCACCATCTGCACCGACCGGATCGAGCGCACCACCGCACGAGCGGCGCAGGCGCGGGTGCAAGCCGAACAGGCTCGCCGCATCGCCATGACGAGCGCCGTCAGCGCAATCCGCGCCGCCCGCAACACGATCCGCACCAGTCGCAACCTCTCGCCAGAACAGCGCGATCACGCGCTCGATGGCCTCGATCGCGAGATCGAACGCGTGGAAGCCGAGCGCGAGGAGCAATAA
- a CDS encoding NADPH:quinone oxidoreductase family protein, with amino-acid sequence MRGLLSRAPGGPETLEIGELPDPVAKPGEVIVAVKACAINYPDVLIIEDRYQFKPPRPFAPGGEVSGVVESVGEGVTTWKPGDRVMGNTGNGGLVERIAMKADNIYAVPDERSFEEGASMLLTYGTTIHALVDRGNIKAGETLLVLGAAGGVGLAAVELGKAFGARVVGAVSSEEKAQAVRDAGADDVIIYGRAPFSKDESKALADTFKEKAGKNGFDLVYDAVGGDYAEPALRSIAWEGRYLVIGFPAGIPKIALNLTLLKSCDIRGVFWGAHAARSPEQNRASIGQLFDLWREGKIAPRVTEVFPFERGGDAIAKMAGRGAIGKLVVRVAD; translated from the coding sequence ATGCGAGGACTGCTGTCGAGAGCCCCGGGCGGGCCTGAAACACTCGAGATCGGCGAGCTGCCCGATCCCGTCGCCAAGCCCGGCGAAGTGATCGTCGCCGTCAAGGCGTGTGCGATAAACTATCCCGACGTGCTGATCATCGAGGATCGCTACCAGTTCAAGCCGCCGCGCCCGTTCGCGCCGGGCGGCGAAGTCTCCGGCGTCGTCGAAAGCGTCGGCGAGGGCGTGACGACCTGGAAGCCGGGCGATCGCGTGATGGGCAACACCGGCAACGGTGGCCTCGTCGAGCGGATCGCGATGAAGGCCGACAATATCTACGCCGTACCCGACGAGCGATCGTTCGAGGAAGGTGCGTCGATGTTGCTGACGTACGGCACGACGATCCACGCGCTCGTCGATCGCGGCAACATCAAGGCGGGTGAAACGCTGCTGGTGCTGGGCGCCGCCGGCGGCGTCGGCCTCGCGGCGGTCGAACTCGGCAAGGCGTTCGGCGCGCGCGTCGTCGGCGCGGTGTCGAGCGAGGAAAAGGCGCAGGCTGTGCGCGATGCCGGCGCCGACGATGTCATCATCTATGGCCGCGCGCCCTTCTCGAAGGACGAGAGCAAGGCACTGGCCGATACGTTCAAGGAAAAGGCCGGAAAGAACGGCTTCGATCTCGTCTATGACGCGGTCGGTGGCGATTATGCCGAACCGGCGCTGCGCTCGATCGCATGGGAAGGGCGCTATCTCGTGATCGGCTTCCCCGCCGGCATTCCGAAGATCGCGCTGAACCTGACGCTGCTGAAGAGTTGCGACATCCGCGGCGTGTTCTGGGGCGCGCACGCCGCGCGCTCACCCGAGCAGAACCGCGCGAGCATTGGGCAGTTGTTCGATCTGTGGCGCGAGGGCAAGATCGCGCCGCGGGTGACCGAGGTGTTCCCGTTCGAGCGCGGCGGCGACGCCATCGCCAAGATGGCAGGGCGGGGCGCAATCGGGAAGCTCGTGGTGCGCGTGGCGGACTGA
- a CDS encoding BlaI/MecI/CopY family transcriptional regulator, giving the protein MAERISDAEHAVMEVLWDESPLTAQDVAERVDPERGWSANTVKTLLGRLLAKNAISHVEDGRRYLYRPAVERGDYVTGESRRLIDRLFGGKLMPLVAHLAERDELSAQDIAEIEKLLKALKQ; this is encoded by the coding sequence GTGGCCGAACGCATCAGCGATGCCGAACATGCGGTGATGGAGGTGCTGTGGGACGAGAGCCCACTCACCGCGCAGGACGTGGCGGAACGCGTCGATCCCGAACGCGGCTGGAGCGCCAATACCGTCAAGACCCTGCTCGGCCGGCTGCTCGCCAAGAATGCGATCAGCCATGTCGAGGACGGGCGGCGCTACCTGTATCGCCCGGCGGTCGAGCGCGGTGATTACGTCACGGGCGAATCGCGCCGGCTGATCGACCGGCTGTTCGGCGGGAAGCTGATGCCATTGGTTGCGCATCTCGCCGAGCGCGACGAGCTTTCGGCGCAGGACATCGCCGAGATCGAGAAGCTCCTGAAGGCGCTGAAGCAATGA
- the grxD gene encoding Grx4 family monothiol glutaredoxin has protein sequence MTDESHARIDAVVKNNPIVLFMKGSPLFPQCGFSSRAVAILDHLEAEYESVDVLQDQGIRQGIKGYSDWPTIPQLYVGGEFVGGSDIMMEMYESGELAELIKDGAKTG, from the coding sequence ATGACCGACGAATCCCATGCCCGCATCGATGCGGTGGTGAAAAACAACCCGATCGTCCTGTTCATGAAGGGCAGCCCGCTCTTCCCGCAGTGCGGCTTTTCGAGCCGCGCGGTCGCGATCCTCGATCATCTCGAGGCTGAATATGAAAGCGTCGACGTGCTGCAGGATCAGGGCATCCGGCAGGGCATAAAGGGCTATTCGGATTGGCCGACGATCCCGCAGCTCTACGTCGGCGGCGAATTCGTCGGCGGGTCTGACATCATGATGGAGATGTACGAGAGCGGCGAACTGGCCGAGCTGATCAAGGACGGCGCGAAAACAGGCTGA
- the lpdA gene encoding dihydrolipoyl dehydrogenase, with protein MADEVAGEFDYDVLVIGSGPGGYVAAIRAAQLGLKTACAESRETLGGTCLNVGCIPSKAMLHASEYFDAAKNGMMAKLGIKVTPELDLDAMHGQRREAVKGLTGGIEYLFKKNKVTWLKGRAHFEDARKVTVGEQTVTAKNVVIATGSSVTPLPGVTVDQKVVVDSTGALELPKVPEHMVVIGGGVIGLELGSVWRRLGAKVTCVEFLDQILPGFDGDVRKEANKIFKKQGIEFKLSTTVTGVAVEGDKAVLTVEPAAGGEASTIEADCVLVSIGRRPNTDGLGLEAIGLAPNKRGQIETDHDFRTSVDGVWAIGDVIPGPMLAHKAEDEGIAVAENIAGQHGIVNHAIIPSVVYTWPEIAGVGLTEEAAKEKGEVKVGKFPMLGNSRAKTNHEPDGFVKIIADAKTDRVLGVWAIAVPAGTMIAQAAQAMEFGATSEDIAYTCHAHPTHSEAIKEAAMAVRGKPIHV; from the coding sequence ATGGCTGACGAAGTGGCTGGCGAATTCGACTATGACGTGCTCGTAATCGGCTCCGGGCCGGGCGGGTATGTCGCGGCGATCCGGGCGGCGCAGCTTGGGCTGAAGACGGCGTGCGCGGAGAGTCGCGAGACGCTGGGCGGGACGTGCCTCAACGTCGGGTGCATCCCCTCGAAGGCGATGCTGCACGCAAGCGAGTATTTCGACGCCGCGAAGAACGGCATGATGGCCAAGCTGGGCATCAAGGTGACCCCGGAGCTCGACCTCGACGCGATGCACGGCCAGCGTCGCGAAGCGGTGAAGGGGCTGACCGGCGGGATCGAATATCTGTTCAAGAAGAACAAGGTGACGTGGCTGAAGGGCCGCGCGCACTTCGAGGATGCGCGTAAGGTAACGGTCGGCGAGCAGACGGTGACCGCGAAGAACGTCGTAATCGCGACGGGCTCGTCGGTTACGCCGCTGCCCGGCGTGACGGTGGACCAGAAGGTCGTTGTCGATTCGACCGGTGCGCTCGAGCTGCCGAAGGTGCCCGAGCATATGGTGGTGATCGGCGGCGGGGTGATCGGGCTGGAGCTTGGCAGCGTCTGGCGCCGGCTGGGCGCCAAGGTGACGTGCGTCGAGTTCCTCGACCAGATCCTGCCGGGCTTCGACGGCGACGTGCGCAAGGAAGCCAACAAGATCTTCAAGAAGCAGGGCATCGAGTTCAAGCTATCGACCACGGTGACGGGCGTTGCGGTCGAGGGCGACAAGGCAGTGCTGACGGTCGAGCCGGCGGCGGGCGGCGAGGCATCGACGATCGAGGCCGATTGCGTGCTGGTGTCGATCGGGCGGCGGCCGAATACCGATGGGCTCGGGCTCGAAGCGATCGGGCTGGCGCCGAACAAGCGGGGCCAGATCGAGACCGACCATGATTTCCGCACTTCGGTAGACGGGGTGTGGGCGATCGGCGACGTGATCCCGGGGCCGATGCTCGCGCACAAGGCCGAGGACGAGGGCATTGCGGTCGCCGAGAATATCGCCGGGCAGCATGGCATCGTGAACCACGCGATCATCCCGAGCGTCGTCTATACCTGGCCCGAGATCGCCGGCGTCGGGCTGACCGAGGAAGCCGCGAAGGAAAAGGGCGAGGTGAAGGTCGGCAAGTTCCCGATGCTGGGCAACAGCCGCGCCAAGACCAACCACGAGCCCGACGGCTTCGTGAAGATCATCGCCGACGCCAAGACCGATCGAGTGCTCGGCGTATGGGCGATTGCAGTGCCCGCGGGGACAATGATCGCGCAGGCAGCGCAGGCGATGGAGTTCGGCGCGACATCCGAAGATATCGCCTACACCTGCCACGCGCATCCGACGCATTCCGAGGCGATCAAGGAAGCGGCGATGGCGGTGCGGGGCAAGCCGATCCACGTTTGA
- a CDS encoding acyl-CoA dehydrogenase family protein → MDLNWSPEEQAFEAEVKDFLATSLTPELQRAGQLSTSVYPDHHASMKWQEILVAKGWAAPHWAPEHGGTDWTVAQHYIWNRERIAAGAPGLSPMGISMVAYVIMKYGTPEQQQFFLPRILSGEIFFCQGYSEPGSGSDLASLQTSAVEDGDDLIINGQKVWTTHANEANWIFALVRTSKEGRPQQGITFLLIDMTTPGVDVRPFTMTSGEQVQNAVFFTDVCVPKANVMGEIDRGWSVAKYLLEFERGGNAYAPALKARADAIARHAAQTTGSDGEPLIDDAVFASKLSRARIRADVLEIMELRLLSAADGDGSVGALSSMMKIMGTELAGTLTELAMEAAGDRGLVYQPHATMPGGAVPRHTPPADGYVSGETWHALAPLRYMNERAGPIYAGSNEIQRNIIAKQVLGL, encoded by the coding sequence ATGGACCTGAACTGGAGCCCCGAGGAACAGGCGTTCGAAGCCGAGGTGAAGGATTTCCTCGCAACCTCGCTAACCCCAGAGCTGCAGCGTGCCGGCCAGCTTTCGACCAGCGTCTATCCCGATCACCACGCCAGCATGAAGTGGCAGGAGATCCTGGTCGCCAAGGGCTGGGCCGCACCGCACTGGGCGCCCGAGCATGGCGGCACCGACTGGACCGTCGCGCAGCATTATATCTGGAACCGCGAGCGTATCGCCGCCGGCGCGCCCGGCCTGTCGCCGATGGGCATCTCGATGGTGGCCTATGTCATCATGAAATACGGCACGCCCGAACAGCAGCAGTTTTTCCTGCCGCGCATCCTCTCGGGCGAGATCTTCTTCTGCCAGGGCTATTCCGAGCCAGGCTCCGGCAGCGATCTCGCGTCGCTGCAGACCAGCGCAGTCGAGGACGGCGATGATCTAATCATCAACGGCCAGAAGGTCTGGACCACGCACGCCAATGAAGCGAACTGGATCTTCGCACTGGTTCGCACCTCGAAGGAAGGCCGTCCGCAGCAGGGCATCACCTTCCTGCTGATCGACATGACCACGCCCGGCGTTGACGTCCGTCCCTTCACGATGACATCGGGCGAGCAGGTGCAGAACGCGGTGTTTTTCACCGACGTGTGCGTGCCCAAGGCGAACGTGATGGGCGAGATCGACCGCGGCTGGAGCGTCGCCAAATATCTCCTCGAATTCGAACGCGGCGGCAACGCCTATGCCCCGGCGCTGAAAGCCCGCGCCGACGCCATCGCGCGCCACGCTGCACAGACGACCGGCAGCGACGGCGAACCACTGATTGACGACGCGGTTTTCGCCTCGAAGCTCTCCCGCGCCCGCATCCGCGCCGATGTGCTCGAGATCATGGAGCTTCGCCTGCTTTCCGCCGCGGACGGCGACGGCAGCGTTGGTGCGTTGTCGTCGATGATGAAGATCATGGGCACCGAACTCGCCGGCACGCTGACCGAACTCGCGATGGAAGCGGCCGGCGACCGCGGCCTCGTCTATCAGCCACACGCGACGATGCCCGGCGGCGCCGTCCCCCGCCACACGCCCCCTGCCGACGGCTATGTCTCTGGCGAAACCTGGCACGCGCTCGCGCCCTTGCGTTACATGAACGAGCGCGCCGGCCCGATCTACGCCGGCTCGAACGAGATCCAGCGCAACATCATCGCGAAGCAAGTGCTGGGGCTGTAG
- a CDS encoding DUF4230 domain-containing protein gives MNGDARLKSGVLIVAITVGLALTIAIGVATYLGYRYVTDERMVSVDRDGKATAQVVAATLFGRSDLRVGRLSGTVQGTAVSSRLWGWLNATQVVKAPFEVNYFVNVSQLGPRDFVMNDAGDRIVITVPDVTIERPNVDLARASLNDVQGAFVSRGAMVEMGSKVAASAQRAASDRANSLENRAKARDYARAAVERLFTGALRAARVDAQVSVRFAGDPLPSGERWDVSRSLEEVLGTNR, from the coding sequence ATGAATGGTGACGCCCGACTAAAGAGCGGCGTCCTCATCGTCGCGATCACGGTCGGGCTGGCACTGACGATCGCGATCGGCGTCGCGACCTATCTCGGCTACCGCTACGTGACCGACGAGCGGATGGTCTCGGTCGATCGGGACGGCAAGGCGACTGCTCAGGTCGTCGCCGCCACGCTGTTCGGCCGCAGCGACTTGCGCGTCGGGCGACTCTCCGGAACGGTGCAGGGGACCGCGGTGTCGAGCCGCCTGTGGGGGTGGTTGAACGCGACCCAGGTGGTCAAGGCGCCGTTCGAGGTGAATTACTTCGTGAACGTGTCGCAACTCGGCCCGCGGGATTTCGTGATGAACGACGCCGGCGACCGGATCGTTATCACCGTTCCCGACGTGACGATCGAGCGCCCGAATGTCGATCTCGCGCGCGCCAGCCTCAACGACGTGCAAGGCGCGTTCGTGTCGCGCGGCGCCATGGTGGAAATGGGCAGCAAGGTGGCAGCGAGCGCGCAGCGCGCGGCGTCGGATCGTGCCAATTCGCTTGAGAACCGCGCAAAGGCGCGGGACTATGCCCGCGCCGCGGTCGAGCGGCTGTTCACCGGCGCCTTGCGCGCGGCGCGCGTCGATGCGCAGGTTTCGGTGCGTTTCGCGGGCGATCCGTTGCCCAGTGGCGAGCGCTGGGACGTGAGCCGCAGTCTGGAAGAAGTATTAGGGACGAACCGGTAA